In Plodia interpunctella isolate USDA-ARS_2022_Savannah chromosome 1, ilPloInte3.2, whole genome shotgun sequence, one DNA window encodes the following:
- the LOC128670217 gene encoding endoplasmic reticulum transmembrane helix translocase: MVSDKMQSSLDDLVQYTQLFKPVAFILQGTILPFVIIYPVIFYSWIVVYGFEEYVEAGFVTVVVVALIQILVCLCCYWSVHIQCFLCCSAVKDPIQAEAVKVVPTSNNGFSELVTLHHTKSTKKGNLNPDVWFIFQKSKYVYDWDKKTFRTVEFPVNKTYEEYMESKGYSDDEAIDVAEKEFGKNEMIMVVPEFMELFKERATAPFFVFQVFCVALWCLDKYWYYSIFTLVMLVMFECTLVQQQMRNMAEIRKMGNKPYNINVYRNRRWRQIMSDQLLPGDIVSLTRSVNENLVPCDILLLRGSCIVDESMLTGESVPQMKESLENEKNLTQNLYPEADGKLHMLFGGTKIVQHTSPIKAASSGLKAPDNGCIGYVIRNGFNTSQGKLLRTILFGVKRVTANNLETFGFILFLLIFAIAAAAYVWIKGCEDPERNRYKLFLECTLILTSVVPPELPIELSLAVNTSLLSLSKLAVFCTEPFRIPFAGKVEICCFDKTGTLTSDNLVVEGVAGIGDHKDATVIPLSDAPMETIQVLASCHSLVQLDDGVVGDPLEKATLKAAEWNLTKGDAVVPKKGKSPGLKIIHRNHFSSALKRMSVIAGYQINERGFMETHYISSVKGAPETIKTMLKEVPSHYDHVYLTLSRRGARVLALGYRNLGKLNSQDIRDLSREDVESDLTFVGFVIISCPLKSDSKKAIAEIVNASHSVVMITGDNPLTACHVAKELKFTQKSELLILTCDEDKWCWKSIDEEMNLPVQPFKTSKQLTSKFDLCITGEGLTYLNECHRKFLIELMPHIKVFARFAPKQKEFVIVTLKSLGYTTLMCGDGTNDVGALKHADVGVAILANAPERPKEKPRDTPEVELPRRPGPRDPRAEARAEAAARLRRAMKKLEEEDQQQIVRLGDASVAAPFTSRLSSILCICHIIKQGRCTLVTTLQMFKILALNALILAYSQSVLYLDGIKFSDTQATLQSLLLASCFLFISRSKPLKQLSKQRPLPNIFNVYTIMTVLTQFAVHFVCLIYLVHEATERSPGRDTKPKLDMDLAEDEERQFAPDLLNSTVYIISMALQISTFAINYRGQPFMEGLRANKPLLYSVVVSGGCVLALAAGLLPELNHMFEIVHFPPSYRVILVQVLIADMLFAYLMDRLCLWLFGEGSLHT, encoded by the exons CGTCACTAGACGATTTGGTGCAATACACACAATTGTTCAAGCCGGTGGCGTTTATTCTGCAAGGAACTATACTTCCTTTCGTAATAATTTACCCCGTGATATTTTATTCGTGGATAGTAGTGTACGGATTCGAAGAGTATGTTGAAGCGGGTTTCGTCACCGTTGTTGTAGttgctctcatacaaattctCGTTTGCCTGTGCTGTTACTGGAGTGTTCACATTCAGTGTTTTCTGTGCTGTTCAGCA gtTAAAGATCCAATACAAGCTGAAGCTGTTAAAGTGGTTCCAACATCCAATAATGGGTTTTCTGAATTGGTCACGCTTCATCATACTAag tccACCAAGAAGGGTAATCTAAATCCAGATGTGTGGTTTATATTCCAAAAGAGTAAATATGTGTATGATTGGGATAAAAAAACCTTCCGTACAGTTGAGTTTCCTGTCAACAAAACATATGAAGAATACATGGAGTCTAAAGGTTATTCCGATGATGAAGCAATTGATGTGGCGGAGAAAGAGTTTGGAAAAAATGAGATGATTATG gttgTCCCTGAATTCATGGAGCTATTCAAAGAAAGGGCGACAGCACCATTCTTTGTGTTTCAAGTATTTTGTGTTGCTTTGTGGTGCCTTGACAAGTATTGGTATTACTCTATATTTACATTGGTCATGCTGGTCATGTTTGAATGCACACTGGTACAGCAGCAAATGAGAAACATGGCAGAAATTAGAAAAATGGGTAACAAGCCTTACAATATCAATGTTTACAGAAATAGGAGATGGCGTCAAATAATGAGCGATCAGCTTCTACCAGGTGATATTGTGTCTTTGACCCGCTCAGTCAATGAGAATTTAGTTCCATGTGATATTTTGCTTCTAAGAGGGTCCTGTATTGTTGATGAGTCCATGCTGACTGGCGAAAGTGTACCTCAGATGAAAGAATCCTtagaaaatgagaaaaatctAACGCAGAACCTTTATCCTGAGGCTGACGGCAAGTTACACATGTTATTTGGTggtacaaaaattgttcaacaTACATCTCCAATTAAAGCCGCGTCGTCCGGCCTCAAGGCACCGGATAATGGTTGCATTGGTTATGTAATTCGCAATGGCTTCAATACGTCTCAAGGGAAATTATTGAGGACAATCCTATTTGGAGTCAAAAGGGTCACTGCCAACAATCTTGAGacatttggttttattttattcttgttgATTTTCGCCATTGCTGCTGCCGCCTATGTTTGGATAAAAGGTTGCGAGGATCCCGAGAGGAATAGATATAAGCTATTTTTAGAATGCACTTTAATTCTGACATCAGTTGTGCCTCCAGAACTACCTATCGAATTGTCATTGGCTGTAAACACTTCCTTATTATCACTATCAAAATTGGCAGTGTTTTGTACTGAACCATTTAGAATACCATTTGCGGGGAAAGTGGAGATATGTTGCTTTGATAAGACTGGAACTCTCACAAGTGATAATTTAGTGGTGGAGGGTGTTGCTGGTATAGGAGATCACAAAGATGCTACTGTCATTCCACTGTCTGATGCTCCTATGGAGACTATTCAAGTATTAGCTTCATGTCATTCCTTAGTTCAACTAGATGATGGTGTGGTAGGCGACCCTTTAGAAAAGGCTACACTAAAGGCAGCTGAATGGAACCTAACTAAAGGAGATGCTGTGGTGCCGAAGAAGGGCAAGTCACCTGgtttgaaaattatacatagGAACCATTTTTCAAGTGCGCTTAAAAGAATGTCTGTCATTGCGGGCTATCAGATCAATGAGCGAGGATTTATGGAAACACATTACATCAGTAGTGTTAAAGGTGCGCCAGAGACCATCAAAACAATGTTAAAAGAAGTTCCTAGTCACTACGACCACGTGTATTTAACTTTGTCTCGAAGGGGCGCGAGGGTGCTCGCCTTAGGATACAGGAATTTAGGTAAATTGAATTCTCAAGACATAAGAGATTTATCAAGAGAAGACGTAGAGTCAGACTTGACGTTTGTTGGGTTTGTGATTATATCTTGTCCATTAAAAAGTGATTCCAAGAAAGCTATTGCAGAAATAGTTAATGCATCACATTCCGTTGTAATGATAACTGGGGATAATCCTTTGACGGCTTGTCACGTGGCTAAAGAGTTGAAGTTTACTCAGAAAAGTGAATTACTTATATTAACATGTGATGAAGATAAATGGTGTTGGAAATCTATTGATGAGGAAATGAATCTACCTGTGCAGCCTTTCAAGACGTCAAAACAATTGACTTCCAAGTTTGATCTGTGTATAACGGGGGAAGGTTTGACATACCTGAATGAATGTCatcgtaaatttttaatagaaCTGATGCCTCATATCAAAGTTTTTGCAAGATTTGCACCAAAACAGAAAGAGTTTGTAATAGTTACTCTGAAGTCTCTCGGATACACCACTCTTATGTGCGGAGATGGTACAAATGATGTTGGCGCTTTGAAACACGCAGAC GTTGGTGTGGCGATTTTGGCGAACGCGCCGGAGCGTCCGAAAGAGAAGCCGCGGGACACGCCCGAGGTGGAACTCCCGCGGAGGCCGGGACCGCGGGACCCGCGCGCCGAGGCCCGCGCCGAGGCCGCCGCGAGGCTGAGGCGCGCTATGAAGAAACTGGAGGAGGAAGACCAGCAGCAAATCGTTAGGTTGGGCGACGCGAGCGTTGCTGCGCCATTCACTAGCCGTCTGTCCAGTATTCTTTGCa TTTGCCACATAATCAAACAGGGCCGCTGTACACTGGTCACAACTCTCCAGATGTTCAAGATCTTGGCTCTGAACGCCCTGATCTTGGCGTACAGCCAGTCGGTGCTTTACCTCGACGGCATCAAGTTTAGTGATACGCAGGCTACGTTGCAGAGCTTACTCCTTGCGTCATGTTTCTTGTTCATATCGAGATCTAAG CCACTAAAACAACTGTCAAAACAGCGCCCTCTGCCGAACATCTTCAACGTATACACGATAATGACGGTGCTGACTCAGTTTGCTGTGCACTTTGTGTGCCTCATTTATCTGGTGCACGAAGCCACAGAGCGCTCTCCTGGCAg aGACACGAAGCCGAAGCTAGACATGGACCTGGCGGAGGATGAGGAGCGTCAGTTCGCGCCCGACCTCCTCAACAGCACCGTGTACATCATCTCCATGGCGCTGCAGATTTCCACCTTCGCTATCAATTACAGG